Below is a window of Lemur catta isolate mLemCat1 chromosome 11, mLemCat1.pri, whole genome shotgun sequence DNA.
AGACTTCCATCTTTTCTTGAAAAAGAGATGGTGCATACTCTCAACCACCAGAAAGCATGACTCCTATGGAACCAAGGCAGGTTTGGTCCCTGATCTGGTGGAAAAGTTTGTGTTAGGAGTCCTTCCAATCCAAGAATCATCAGGGATGAACTTTGAAAGGTTTACACATATGAGAAGGCTACTAGCCTTTCAGCCTTGACTCGAATCGTTTCCTCATTTCTATGTTACGGCCTCCTTTCCTATTTCCTTAGTCTCTGGTTTTGAGTCCACTGGTCCCATTCATCGACACCTCCTCAATCAGTCAGGTGTGTGATCTGAATCCTTTGATCCTAAACCCAGTAACCCCTGTCTTACTGCCTGCAGGCCCACTACCTATGCATACTTAGAGCCATCGAAGACCAAAGAATCCACCTTTCACTTTAATACTGCTTTAAACTATAGCTTATGTGTATTCATTTAATACAAAGCTTTAGAGCTGGGTGAAATCTTGATGTTTGCCTAGTTTAACTTGCTCattctgcagatgaagaaactgtggctTCAAAATGTAGCAATTGACCCAATAATATATAGTTGGATTATTGATACAgattggaacccaggtctcctTATATGAATCTTAATATACCTTAAGCCACACCTTTTTTCAAGATGCAAAGGCATGggctattttttggtttttgttttgttttgttttgctttgttttgttttgtttttttgcttctactctatttttttctacGTATCTGCCTGGCTGTTTACATAGCCAGAGTTTATGTATCCAGTTACCAGATGTGATAATTGAGCTTCCTCTGAACACTCCTGTGATAAAATCATGCTGACTCaccctctctgtcctccctgccaggctgGAAGAGGGAGGCCAGACCATATTGATCTGTTACCAGCACCTTCCATCAGACCAGGCTGAATGTTTACCAAGTTCAGCAAAGTGGAATGAAATTCTCTAATTATCCCAAAAAGCTGAAAGCAAGACTATCTACCAGTAAAAATAGTTTATCATCATCTAAAACAGCCTCAAAATTGATTAGAATAAAAATGTACTAAGCTCACACTGTGTGCAGAGCATGGTACTACCTACCCACTGGGTGCACACAGACCCTTTGTCTTAATTATTCACTATATAAGCAGGgcctctgaaaatattaataggtgGTTTAGGCAATAGAATTGATTGCAAAGGGACTTTATGACCCATGTTGTGTTAGCTTTTAGACCTTTATGAACATATTCATGTTGTTTCCTGTCCCCAGCTCACTGGACAGAATCTACTTCAGTAATATGGACTCGTTGAGTACGTTAAATATGGTAGCCATAGCCACTGTGATTACTTAGTACTTTACAAACCATATTCATACTCATTTGTTCATGTGATCTTAAGATATTTTGAGGTGGCATTATCCTTATTCGCACATTTCAAATGaaaagactgaggctcagggaggtcgAGGAATGTGTACACAGCAGGCTAACAGAAGAGGCAGGTGGATCTCGGACCCCTTGACCTCTCATTCAAAGCTTTCCCACTCCCCACACAGCATTTGTCTACCTGGCAAGATCCCTGTCATGAGCCTCCCACCTAAGGTTCCACAGGTGCCTCCCTTCCCAGACCACGCCTTTCCGGAACTCCTTCCCACCCCTCACCCATCAGCTCGGGGAGAGCCGAGCCGTGCAGTGCAACCTGGAACCTTGAGCCAGCTTCATTCCCAGGGAGATCTGAGACCTGGGCAAAGCACTTACCCCTGTTCCTTGGTTTTCTTGCTTATAAAATGAATGGGATGAAACATTGGGCCtccatgttttctttcatttcaaatgGTTTGATTACCTTCTGGAGGGAATCTTGATCCTTGACACCAACTCTGAAGGTGAGAATTCTGTCTACGGTAGCAAGCGGCCTACAGACCGTAGATCAGCATTGAGTTACTTCCGCTGGTATGAGGCAACAGGCTCTGTGGGTAGCCACAGGCTTCTGAGGGCAGTACTCGGAATCCCAActcactgctctccagccttAGAATCTCACCTCCAGGCCTGAGAATCCAAAGCCAGTTTCTATAAGTTTCTGCAGCGATACCTTCTGGCcactgcagggccagggctggacagagacGAGAGATGCCTGCTCAATCCAGGtcctctgctctctccctccacTGGCTCCGGCCAGTGTCTCCAGACAGAAGAAACCTCAATTGAATTATGCGTTTCAGTCCTCTTGCATTTGATTCTGTGGCTCCACTGTGGTTTCCTTAATGCTGATGTATTGCATATGTCCTCTGTTTGGATGTAGCGGCTTTCACAAACATGCTCTCATCAGAGTCTCAGATTGGCCCaagatctaatttttttaaatttcctatttgATTCTGTGGCACTGCTGATTTCTAAACACAACTTTCTAATGTTGAAAGGCAGTATTTCCTAGAGGTTGGTTGAAAGCATATTGCCTGAAAAACtcaatgcatttttaataaatggattaattaatttactaattaagtatttttaagaGCAGGAAATATACCTGGATATTACATTTCTACTAAGAAAAACTGTagcatttaattctattttttctgcaGGACCAGTCAGCATGCTGGAAGGGAGACGGCCTGGTGCAGCCTTAGCTGGAAGAAGGctagaagaggaaggagaactCACTCCGTTGGAAAAGAATCAGTCGATTTCCATCACCTCATACTCGGTAGTAAAATGTGAATATCAATGGTTTTCAAATGCTCtcattacattatttttgttaatcaCTTATTTAAACATCTAAATAAATGTCTGCAACTCACGACATAAATTGCATGTTATTGAGAAGTAAGGCCTAACTACAGTGGTAATTTAATTACAGAGCTCCAAATTTAATTAGCCAAGTACTAaccttgttcttctccttcatAGCACTTAGTGCAATTATACTTAATTAATCATTTgtaattattaattcaatctctGTGTCCCTAGATAAATTAGAAGAACCAAGAAACCAGGACCCATGTTTCTGTCTTTCCTGATCACAGACAGGTGTCCAACGCCTGGCACGGCTCCTGGCACACAGAGGGGCTTTGGCGCACTGGGTTAAAGGCTCTGAGCTTCATCTGGACTGCAGGGTGACTGAGGATGTGAGAGGGCTCCTTCCAACGGTCACCAGGACTGGGTGGGCCCCTACAAGAAGCATGAAAAGCAGCTGAAGCTGGGGCCAGGGCGGGAAATGACCCTGAGGAACCCGCAGTTCCCTGTGGTTCTCAAGTGTCCAATTATAGTGCTTTGCCCGCTGCCACCCCGCAGTGAAGAATCCTTCCAGCCTTTCCTGTCCTGagctttccttccctcctcttctgctTTTCTACTTTGCTTccttagttttcctttttctttgctttctcttttctttccatcattcttttttctctgtctttccttctccATTGATAGATTACCACCATATAATTGGTGCTGTGCTGGGTCCTAAATATAAAAAGGTGGTCGAAACAGGGACTTTGTCCTTCAGAACCTCACAGTTTAGTGTCAGAAACCAAATGTCCCTTTTTCCGAGGCCTTCATTGCATTCTCCCCTAACCATCTAGGTTAAAAAGCCAAGGCTCAATGTTCCCATTCCAGCTCCAATACTAGTCCAGGACTTAATCCGAGACCCCTAAAGGGAGACCTTCACTTACTTCTTTCTAACTCTACTCCTCCCTGGCAGCCTGACCCGCCTGCTCCATGCAGAGGGACAACAGGACCTGGGTGAGTGAGTTCATCCTAATGGGTCTCTCCAGTGACAGGCAGACCCAGGCTGCACTCTTTGTCCTGTTTGGGGCAACCTACCTACTGACGCTGCTGGGAAATGGGCTCATCCTCCTGCTGATCGGGCTGGATACACGACTCCACCtgcccatgtacttcttcctctgCCACCTCTCCATCGTGGACATCTGCTGCACCTCCAGCGGGGTCCCCCAGATGCTGGTGCACTTCCTCCTGGAGAAGAAGACCATCTCCCTTGCCCGATGTGGGACCCAGCACTTCTTCTCCCTGGCCCTTAGTGGGACTGAGTTCCTGCTGCTGGCTGCAatggcctatgaccgctatgtggccGTCTGTGACCCTCTGCGTTACACGTCCGTGATGAGCCCAAGGCTCTGTGTGGCGTTGGCAGCTGTCTCTTGGCTTGTGGGCCTGGCTAATTCCGCCGTGCAGACAGCAATCACCATGCGCCTGCCCACCTGTGGGCACAACGTGCTGAACCACGTGGCCTGTGAGACACTGGCACTGGTCAGGTTGGCCTGTGTGGACATCACTCTCAACCAGATGGTCATAGTGGCCTCCAGCGTGGTGGTGCTGCTGGTGCCCTGCTGCCTGGTCTTGCTGTCCTACACCCACATTGTGGCCGCCATCCTGCGCATCCGCTCCACCCAGGGACGCCGCAAAGCCTTCGGGACTTGTGCCTCCCACCTCACCGTGGTCTCCATGTCCTACGGGATGGCCCTCTTTACACACATACAGCCCCGCACCACAGACTCAGCTGAGCAGGACAAAGTGGTGGTGGTCTTTTATGCTGTGGTGACCCCCATGTTGAACCCTCTCATCTACAGTCTGCGCAACAAGGATGTGAAGGCTGCTCTGAGTAGAGTTCTGATGAGGACCTCTGAATTAAAACATTAGAGTGTGGTTTTTATAATGACAGGGCTTCACGCTGAAGACAGTGGGCATTAGAGTGTGCCCTCCTGCATAACgggtgtgtacatatgtgtgcatgtgcatgtgtgtgtacgtgtgtgcatgagtgtatgtgtacgtgtgtgcatgtgtttaagTAAGGGAACAGGTGGGAGGTCCACAGTCTGCACTATACTGTTTTGATGTAATAGAGAAATGGGATTGTATGTGTTCTCTATTTTTGGTCACTGCCTTATTCCAAAAAATGTGAATTACAAcaacttaaaaacaaatacaacctacagaaagtaaaatgaagtatattcattttcttaaatgaaagaaAGTTGTGGGGGGAGATACACCAGTGTATCTGAATCAGGAAGGAAGATTAAATCAGAAGTCAGGGCAGTGCACAAAATGCATGCCaagaaaatctgtttccttgctaaAATCTGCAAATATATGTCTAAACTCTGTAGTCAgtgagaaaaggggaaaaaaaaattcactgtgcCCATGGGATCGAAAAAGCCTTAGGTCAGAAGTACAAAGGTCACCTTGTGACTCACACATCATCCAGCCCAGCTTACTAGGGTGGGGAATTCACACAAGGATTTGGGGCCAAAATCATAGCAATGGTCCCCTCAGCCATGATGAGTGTGAGTGGGCCATGCAAGTCACAGGGACGTCCCTTTGCTTGCTTCCCTTTAGAATTTGCAGTGGTGGCAAAGGGCTGGCTGGAAAGTCAGATGTTCAGGACCTCAAATGAATGTCTTTCTACATCGGGTCCAAGGATATCCTCATGTGAAAACCAAGGGGTGTATTCAGAGCTCCTCTTGGCTAGAAAGCCTCACTGCACATGACCGGATGGAGCCAAGGGATTCAGCAAGGGAAGAATCCTATTTCTCTGTGGCAAAAATTGTGTTCTGCTTTTATAATACACAGATAAATTATTGAGCTCTGAACATCCTAGACCATAAAGCAAAGCAATGATgattttatcttgaaaaatgtttgaaacaagctttaaaaatcagaataaatcaTCTCCTTACCTAAATATTACAAATCTCAGGTTTGTCACaatacaaagcaaataaaacacaTAAGTTGATACAATTCAAACTTTTACTCAGTCTGTTGCAAAAACACTAAAGGgttgaagaaaagagaatggagcaccttttaaaatttttagtaagacttttttaaaattgaagttaagtacacatatcatatgattcacaatttttaccattttaaagtgtacaattcattggcattaagtacattgacGATGTTGTACAACCTCATGTCTGTCTAGCCCCAAAGCATTTCCATCACTCCCAAAAGGACACCCCacacccattaagcagtcactccctcccccagctcctgaaAATTACTAATCtgtgtctctatggatttgccaattttggacatttcatataaatggaaacatacaataTGCCGCCTTCTGTGTCTGGTCTCTCTCACTTAGCGTGATGTTTTTGGGGCCTATCCATGCTGTAGTAGGCAGCCGTGCTTTGCTCCTTTtcatggttgaataatattccattttgtggatATAGCACATTTGCTCATACAGTCATCAGATAATGGATGTTTGGACTGCTTCTACCTTTTCACTATTGTGATTAGTgctactatgaatattcatgtacaaatttttgtttgaatacTTGTTTTCGATTCTTTGGGGTTAGTAGCTAGAAGTGccactgctgggtcatatggtaattccatgttcaactttttgaggaactgccaaactgtcctCTACCACAGCTGAACCCTTATACGTTaccaccagcaatgaacaagcgttccaatttctccacatcctcaccaacacttgttatttgcagttcctttttttttaattctagtgggtatgaaatGTTACCTCATTCTAGTTTTCATTTGTCTGTCCTCAAAGAATAATGACATTGAACATATTCTTATATGCTTTTTGATCACTTGCATATCTTCTTTAAAGAACTATCCAGCACaactttttaacttatttttagacctttgttaatttgtttctcaaaatcaacaaattattgttttatttctctatttcctccATAGATGTTCTCTCTCCCAATCAAGGCCTCCATGTTTGGGCTTTTGCCTACCTTCTTCCCAGTGTCTGCATTTTGTATAGCAAAGAAATCTCAGGAATTCTTCCTCCTTGGATAATGAGGGAGAATAAACTgaaacttaaaataattgaatgaGCAAACTGTGTATATGATAAGCTGGgcgtagtggtgcacacctgtagtcccagctactcagaaggctgaggtaggaggatcacttgagcccagaagttcaaggctgtagtgctctatgatcatgcctgtgaaaaGCCacagcattccagcctgggcaacacagcaagacttcatctctaaaaaaagaaaaaggaaaaaaaaacctttgtgtATGATGTTTTTTGATAAAACTAGTTAAAAATTGGAGACTGCCAACctaaaacaatatattgtttCTATACTGCTTAGCTATAATCCTTCTTCATTAAATAACTATACAGAAGGGACAGTGATCTATTAAGACTGATTACAGAGTGTGAGCTCTTGGCCATTACCCTCTATAGCCTGTATATGTGTATTGAAAGAGCTCATCtgaatttctaggaaaaaataatcGTTCAAAGTGACTCACACATGAACACActctggaaaaaatttaaatttcaagtatataagaAAAAGTCCAACAACAAACAGGTAAGTTCCCTGAGAAAGACCAACAACCAAGCTGGCACCAAACTTTTCCTCTACAATAAAGAGTGCCAAGAAGgcactgaaataattttctgccAGGTCTTGAGGGCACAAAAGTATAATCCAAAATGTTATATCCTGCCAAATGATCCTTAAAATAACAGAGAAACAAACAGATATTATATGCATGGCTTATAATGTGTCGGGTAAGTTAATATTTGTACTTCTTAAAGGATAggaatatacaaacaaaaaatataaaattgaaaaagggGATCATGTTGGATTAGAGATTCCAACAAATGTCTTGACTATAAAGAAGGTTGAAGTACACTGATAAGGAGGAGGTTGTCACAACCCGGTATATACGAAAAGGAAGCTGCAGTTAAATAAGCAGTTGATCTAACTATTAGAACCCTGGAGATGTTAAGGACTCTAATTTGGCAGTTATAATCAAAGATAGGCAAGGTTAGTGGGTCTGATAAAAGGGGACTACTTGAAGCATTCTTTATGGAATAACTGACCAGGTCAGCTCCTCTGTCACTATCCACCACCAGAATGAAGGCCCCAGCCTTGATCCtctggagaaaaaagagaaaaaaaaagtatttttctctaaCACAAAGATAAAGTTTCTTGTAAATGCTAGAGCCTCTACGGCTGATGTTGTTTTCACCGAGTAAATATCACCTTCCTATGGCATTTTAGGGACCAATACCTTTATAATCAAATCCCTCCTTGATCACCCTAAAGTGAATTCTATCACTTGATAGAATTTATTCTCAATCGAAATACACTCAACTCTGATAAGACTATCCAGGGGAAGAGCTCATCCCAACATAGTCTCACCTATGTAATTGCAGAGTGAACCACACTTACTACCTAGtccttcattcttttatataaaaataggcCATTCTTATTgctgaaattcttaaaaaaaaaaaaaaagtaagatagttcaaaggtaaaatgaaagcattctctaagaatacagaataataaattcaaaaacaaaaattatatatgccTTCTACTTCTAGACATGAAGGAGTAGCAGGATCCAGAATTGCCCAGCTACCATAAACAACTTGAACactgaaaaacaattaaaaaccatattttcagatattgaaAAACAAGCAGTACAGAACTGTAATTCCtgtgaaaagcaaaaataatgaggTGATTCTTAAAATCACCCAGACTTCATGCCAGAAGGAAATATCCAGATTGTGGCACAGCAGAGGGAGTCCAAACAGAGTCTGGAAGTCTTGCTCAGTGGAAGATGCAGAGCTTGGAAGGAGGAGTAAGCTACTACAGCCAGAAATCAGTCTGTGAGTCTCTGGCTAAACACCAATCCATATATGTGTACTGTGAACCCCCACAAGACTGGAAAAGAACAacttccaaagaaagaaaaattactggAGAGCTGTAAAACAAACAACTCCTAGAACTCACATGGGGCCAGGATTGATTTTAGTACTCTTCGGCTAGCGTGAGAAATGTTATTGAATATACAAAGCGATCCATCTGAATGGCAGAAAATCTATGCCTTAGAAGTTGAGCAAAGTTAGCCCCCGAATAATGACGACCCTAGAACTACCTtaaatgagctttaaaaaaattcagaatgatCAAACTAATTTATAAGTAACTTAACTGACTGCCAGAAAAAGTCTAAAAGGCTTTAAtagaatacaacaaaaacaagtgttaaataacttaaaattattaatagctaacattcaataaaaaattaatagatattGTGCTGTGGTTTGGATATGATTTGTTTGGCCCtgccaagtctcatgttgaaCTTTGATTCCCagtgtgggaggtggggcctggtggatGGTGTTTCGGTCGTGGGGACAAATCCTTCAGGAATGGCTTGGCTCCATTCTCATGGCAAGGAGGGAGTTCTCACTCTCACTTCCAGCTAGaactggttgttgaaaagagtctggcacctcctcccatctctctcttgcttttccgtcaccatgtgatctctggcCGGCTCCCCTCAGCCATCTGCTATGAGTGGAAGTAGCCTGAAACCCTCACCAGGAGCAGATGCTGGTACTGTACATCCTGTGTGGACCGCAGAgccataagccaaataaacctcttttctttataaattacccagcctcaggtattcctttacagcaacaaGAAAATGGACCttgaaaaagcaggaaaatatgattCATAACTTGGAACAAATCAGTTAACAAACGTGGATCTAGAAATGGAAGAAACTAAATGGGACTTCCTAGAGATgaaagataaatatgtaaaattaaaatttcactaCCAGTTTAGGCACTGTGAAATAAAAGAACAGTGAGTTGATCCTCCTAAATGTATAAGCATCCAAGATCAgcacttcaaaatatatgaaacaaaaatggacaaaagtgAAAGGAGATACAGAAAAACATACAACTAGAGTGGGACAATTCAACATTTGCCTCTCAGTAAATGAATAAGTAGCATGAGAATACAGAGGATGAATAAGAACACAGAGGATATGGAAGACTTGAACAATGCTGTCAGCCAACTGGACCTAACTGAAATTATACAACACTTCATCTGACATCAGCAGaacatacatttcttttcatgtgCACATGGAGCATTCCTCAAGACTGATAATTTGCTGTGCCATAAAACCagtctcaagaaattttaaaagcctgAAATCATGCAGAGTATGTTTTCTGATCATAatacaattaaattagaaatcactgTTACAGAGATATCTGCAAAATCTCATAAATATTTGGATATGAAGCATCAGTTgttagagaacccagatataaaaccatctacctaccaccaactgattttcaacaaagcaggcaaaaatgcacactggagaaaagaagccctattcaataaatggtgctgggaaaatagtatagccacatgcagaaggatgAAGCAGGACCCCTActtctcaccattcacaaaaattaattcaagatgggtaaaagaattaaatctaaggcatgaaaccataagaattttagagaaaaatgtaggaaaaaactcTCCTACATATTtgtccaggcaaagaatttatgactaagaccccaatagcaatcatggcaacaaaaaaattaataaatgggatttgattaaacttaagaagcttctgcacagctaaggaaaccaTCAACAGAGCagataggcaacctacagaatgggagaaaatattcacaagctacac
It encodes the following:
- the LOC123647439 gene encoding olfactory receptor 2F1-like; its protein translation is MQRDNRTWVSEFILMGLSSDRQTQAALFVLFGATYLLTLLGNGLILLLIGLDTRLHLPMYFFLCHLSIVDICCTSSGVPQMLVHFLLEKKTISLARCGTQHFFSLALSGTEFLLLAAMAYDRYVAVCDPLRYTSVMSPRLCVALAAVSWLVGLANSAVQTAITMRLPTCGHNVLNHVACETLALVRLACVDITLNQMVIVASSVVVLLVPCCLVLLSYTHIVAAILRIRSTQGRRKAFGTCASHLTVVSMSYGMALFTHIQPRTTDSAEQDKVVVVFYAVVTPMLNPLIYSLRNKDVKAALSRVLMRTSELKH